One genomic window of Melanotaenia boesemani isolate fMelBoe1 chromosome 20, fMelBoe1.pri, whole genome shotgun sequence includes the following:
- the l2hgdh gene encoding L-2-hydroxyglutarate dehydrogenase, mitochondrial, with protein MIRILSGACVKVVGGARPKVLKDIATRQLHSTFDVAVVGAGIVGLATARELIQRHSSLSFILLEKEKELASHQSGHNSGVIHSGIYYTPGSLKARLCVRGATLAYEYCEKKRIPYKRCGKLIVAVEQDEIPRLKALYVRGMKNNVRDLSIVDAKGIREREPYCRGIMALDSPYTGIVDWRMVALRYGTDFEEAGGTVVTNYEVSDISMVKESPAGNTDGIKYPIAIRDKKGNEVRCRYVLTCGGLYSDRLSQISGCSPEPRIVPFRGDYLVLKPEKHYLVKGNIYPVPDPRFPFLGVHFTPRVDGSVWLGPNAVLAFKREGYSVYDFNAQDFTDALSFRGLQKLIMRNVTYGVGEMYRGVFIGAQVKILQKYIPELSLSDVLRGPSGVRAQALDRDGNLVDDFVFDGGVGDVGSRVLHVRNAPSPAATSSLAIAEMIADEVESRFTL; from the exons ATGATACGAATATTGAGCGGTGCGTGTGTTAAGGTTGTTGGTGGCGCGCGGCCGAAGGTGCTAAAGGACATTGCAACCAGACAGCTACACAG CACATTTGATGTGGCCGTGGTCGGTGCCGGCATCGTGGGCTTGGCCACTGCAAGAGAGCTCATTCAACGACACTCGTCGCTGAGCTTCATCTtgctggagaaagaaaaagaacttg CTTCACACCAAAGTGGCCACAACAGTGGAGTCATCCACAGTGGGATCTACTACACGCCGGGCTCACTAAAGGCTCGTTTGTGTGTACGAGGAGCTACGTTAGCCTACGAGTATTGCGAGAAGAAAAGAATTCCTTATAAGAGATGTGGAAAG CTTATTGTTGCTGTTGAGCAGGACGAGATTCCCAGGCTGAAAGCTCTGTACGTGCGTGGCATGAAGAACAACGTCCGTGACCTCAGCATCGTTGATGCCAAGGGGATCCGGGAGCGAGAGCCATACTGCAGG GGAATAATGGCCTTGGATTCGCCTTACACTGGAATTGTAGACTGGAGGATGGTGGCTCTCAGGTACGGCACAGACTTTGAGGAAGCAGGCGGTACAGTGGTAACTAACTATGAAGTCAGTGACATTTCCATGGTCAAGGAGAGCCCCGCAGGGAACACTGATG GAATTAAATATCCGATTGCCATCAGAGATAAAAAG GGTAATGAGGTACGGTGCCGTTACGTCCTGACCTGTGGGGGTCTCTATTCAGACCGTCTTTCACAGATATCCGGATGCAGTCCGGAGCCAAGGATTGTCCCCTTCAGAGGAGATTATTTGGTCCTGAAACCAGAGAAACACTACCTGGTCAAAGGCAACATCTACCCT GTTCCCGACCCTCGCTTCCCGTTCCTTGGAGTTCACTTCACCCCGAGGGTGGATGGAAGTGTTTGGCTCGGCCCCAATGCAGTCCTTGCTTTCAAAAGGGAAGGGTACAGTGTGTACGACTTCAATGCTCAAGACTTTACAGATGCTCTTTCCTTCAG aggCCTTCAGAAGCTGATAATGAGGAATGTAACTTATGGTGTGGGAGAGATGTATAGAGGGGTTTTTATTGGGGCGCAGGTAAAAATTTTGCAGAAGTACATCCCTGAACTCTCCCTAAGTGATGTGCTCAG GGGTCCCTCAGGAGTTCGAGCTCAAGCCCTCGATCGTGATGGAAACCTAGTGGACGACTTTGTCTTCGATGGCGGAGTTGGAGATGTGGGTAGTCGGGTGCTCCATGTGCGCAACGCTCCCTCACCAGCGGCCACCTCCTCCCTCGCCATCGCAGAAATGATTGCAGATGAGGTGGAAAGCCGCTTCACGCTGTAA